The genome window TAGCTGGACAACGGTAGTAGCTTTCGAAAGGTTGCGCCAAACACACGTTCGAGTGAAAAACGAATAAAAGTCTGCCGTGTGTTCTCTGTCAGGTGTATGTGCGATGACCGAGGGGCCAGGACTCCCTTGCGGGTCGACCCGCAATTCGGGCTATTACGGTAGCGGCCACCGGTGCGGCGCCGCCACGCGGGTGGCTGTCGGGTCGCTGTCCGGGTCCGACAGCGGGAGCCCCGCAATCCTGGCCGCCGCGCGGTTCCCGTAACCTCGTACGCGGCCTTGGGCTGCCTGCCGGTCGCTCGTGATGCGCGACACGCGGTAGGGCCGAATGCGCGGCCAAACCCAAGATCTAGTGGTTGGATTGTTCCAGCCACCCAGAAGTTGTGGTCCCCGGTCCGCCGAGGATGTGGCCATCGCCTATGCTTGTGACAGCTTCCAGGGGCCCCGACAGGCCCTGAGGAGGCTATTCAGTCGTGCTGTGAAGGAGGGTTGGGAGCCATGCACTGCCCCTTCTGCAGGCACCCCGACAGCCGGGTCGTCGACAGTCGAACCACCGACGACGGCACGTCGATCCGACGCCGCCGCCAGTGCCCCGACTGCTCCCGCCGTTTCACGACGGTGGAGACCTGCTCGCTGATGGTGGTGAAGCGCAGTGGCGTGACCGAACCCTTCAGCCGTACCAAGGTCATCTCCGGCGTGCGCAAGGCGTGCCAGGGCCGGCCGGTCACCGAGGACGCCCTCGCCAAGCTCGGCCAGCGGGTCGAGGAGGCGGTGCGTGCCACCGGCAGTGCCGAGCTGACCACCCATGACGTGGGTCTGGCCATCCTCGGCCCCTTGCAGGAACTCGACCTCGTCGCGTACCTGCGGTTCGCGTCCGTGTACCGGGCGTTCGACACACTCGAAGACTTCGAGGCCGCCATCGCGGAACTCCGTGAGCGGCGGCCTCCCGTGGAGGAACGCGGGAGGGGCGAGACCCTTGAGGTCCCCGTTCCCGCCGTCGCCGCCGACTGATCGGCGCCGGCCGGTCGACACGGTTCCGTGGATCGGTGGCAAGGCGGCTTCATAGACCTGCTCCGGGCGCTCTGCGTGGCGTCCGAGGCATCAGAGACAGACTGTGCCCCGGGAAGTTCTGGGCACTTCAGGGTGTTTTTGCCCACATATGGGAGGCGGCATGACAGAGACGGCGAGCGGCCCGGCACGAGGTTCCCGAACCAAGGGAGCCAAGTCGAGCAAGGGTCTGCGTATCGAGCGCATCCACACCACCCCCGGCGTACATCCGTACGACGAGGTGGCGTGGGAGCGCCGTGACGTCGTCATGACCAACTGGCGCGACGGCTCGATCAACTTCGAGCAGCGTGGCGTCGAGTTCCCCGACTTCTGGTCGGTGAACGCGGTCAACATCGTCACCAGCAAGTACTTCCGGGGGGCCGTCGGCACCCCGCAGCGCGAGACCGGTCTGCGACAGCTCATCGACCGGATCGTGAAGACGTACCGCAAGGCCGGCGAGGACCACGGCTACTTCGCCTCTCCCGCGGATGCCGAGATCTTCGAGCACGAGCTTGCGTACGCCCTCCTGCACCAGATCTTCAGCTTCAACTCGCCGGTCTGGTTCAACGTCGGAACGCCCCAGCCGCAGCAGGTCTCCGCCTGCTTCATCCTGGCCGTCGACGACTCGATGGAGTCGATCCTCGACTGGTACAAGGAAGAGGGCATGATCTTCAAGGGCGGCTCCGGCGCCGGCCTGAACCTCTCCCGCATCCGCTCCTCCAAGGAGCTGCTGTCCTCCGGCGGCAACGCCTCCGGCCCGGTGTCCTTCATGCGCGGTGCCGACGCCTCCGCCGGAACGATCAAGTCCGGTGGCGCCACCCGGCGCGCGGCCAAGATGGTCATCCTCGACGTCGACCACCCCGACATCGAGAACTTCATCGAGACCAAGGTGAAGGAAGAGGAGAAGATCCGCGCCCTGCGCGACGCGGGCTTCGACATGGACCTGGGCGGCGACGACATCACGTCCGTCCAGTACCAGAACGCCAACAACTCGGTCCGTGTGAACGACGAGTTCATGAAGGCCGTCGAGTCCGGCGGCAAGTTCGGGCTGCGTGCCCGCATGACCGGTGACGTCATCGAAGAGGTCGAGGCCAAGTCCCTCTTCCGCAAGATGGCCGAGGCCGCCTGGGCGTGCGCCGACCCGGGCATCCAGTACGACGACACCATCAACGCCTGGCACACCTGCCCGGAGTCCGGCCGGATCAACGGCTCGAACCCCTGCTCCGAGTACATGCACCTGGACAACACCTCGTGCAACCTCGCCTCGCTGAACCTCATGAAGTTCCTCAAGGACGACGGCAAGGGCAACCAGTCCTTCGAGTCCGAGCGCTTCGCCAAGGTCGTCGAGCTGGTCATCACCGCGATGGACATCTCGATCTGCTTCGCGGACTTCCCGACGCAGAAGATCGGCGAGAACACCCGCGCCTTCCGCCAGCTCGGCATCGGCTATGCCAACCTCGGCGCCCTGCTGATGGCGACCGGTCACGCCTACGACAGCGACGGCGGCCGCGCCCTCGCCGGCGCCATCACCTCGCTGATGACCGGCACCTCGTACAAGCGCTCCGCCGAGCTCGCCGCGGTCGTCGGCCCGTACGACGGCTACGCCCGCAACGCCGAGCCGCACCAGCGCGTCATGAAGCAGCACTCCGACGCCAACGCCGCGGCCGTCCACATGGACGACCTGGACAACCCGATCTGGGCCGCCGCGACGGAGGCCTGGCAGGACGTCATCCGACTCGGCGCGAAGAACGGTTTCCGCAACGCGCAGGCCTCGGTCATCGCGCCCACCGGCACCATCGGTCTCGCGATGTCCTGCGACACCACCGGTCTCGAGCCCGACCTCGCCCTGGTCAAGTTCAAGAAGCTGGTCGGCGGCGGCTCGATGCAGATCGTCAACGGCACCGTCCCGCAGGCCCTGCGCCGCCTGGGCTACCAGGAGGAGCAGATCGAGGCGGTCGTCGCCCACATCGCCGAGCACGGCAATGTGATCGACGCCCCCGGTCTGAAGACCGAGCACTACGAGGTCTTCGACTGCGCGATGGGCGAGCGTTCCATCTCCGCGATGGGTCACGTGCGCATGATGGCCGCGATCCAGCCGTGGATCTCCGGCGCGCTCTCCAAGACGGTGAACCTGCCGGAGACGGCCACCGTCGAGGACGTCGAAGAGGTCTACTTCGAGGCGTGGAAGATGGGCGTCAAGGCGCTCGCGATCTACCGCGACAACTGCAAGGTCGGCCAGCCCCTCTCCGCGAAGACCAAGGAGAAGGAGAAGGAGGCGGTCACCGCCAAGGCCGAGGAGACCATCCGTACCGCGGTCGAGAAGGTCGTCGAGTACCGCCCGGTCCGCAAGCGTCTCCCCAAGGGGCGTCCCGGCATCACCACCTCCTTCACGGTGGGCGGCGCCGAGGGCTACATGACCGCCAACTCCTACCCGGACGACGGTCTCGGTGAGGTCTTCCTGAAGATGTCGAAGCAGGGCTCCACCCTCGCGGGCATGATGGACGCCTTCTCCATCGCCGTCTCGGTCGGCCTGCAGTACGGCGTCCCGCTGGAGACGTACGTCTCGAAGTTCACCAACATGCGCTTCGAGCCGGCCGGCATGACGGACGACCCGGACGTGCGGATGGCACAGTCGATCGTCGACTACATCTTCCGCCGCCTCGCGCTGGACTTCCTGCCCTTCGAGACCCGCTCGGCACTCGGTATCCATTCGGCCGAGGAGCGTCAGCGCCACCTCGACACGGGTTCGTACGAGCCCTCCATCGAGGACGAGGAGCTGGACATCGAGAGCCTGGCCCAGTCCGCCCCGGTGCGGACGGAGCCGCTGAAGGCGGTGGCCGCGGTGCAGGAGGCGGAGAAGCCCGCCCCTAAGACCGCGCACACCTCGGCGGAGCTCGTCGAGATGCAGCTGGGCATCAGCGCGGACGCGCCGCTCTGCTTCTCCTGCGGTACGAAGATGCAGCGCGCCGGCTCCTGCTACATCTGCGAGGGCTGCGGCTCGACCAGCGGTTGCAGCTGACAGGCTGCCCGATCGCAAGGTCCCGCATGATGTGCCCGGGTAGCTGAACCGCAGCTCAAGGAGGGCGTCGACTTCCGGTCGGCGCCCTCCGCGGTCGTACGGTCCCGGGCCGGCGCGCGACGGCCCTCGCGGTGTGGCACGATCTCGCGGGTGACCAGCAGACCCGATGAGGCTCAGCGCCTGCGCGACCTTGCGCGGTTGCGTCGTGTCCGTGACCGGATCGACCGGGAATTCGCGCAGCCACTGGATGTCGAGGCGCTCGCCCGTGGCGTGCACATGTCGGCAGGGCACCTGAGCCGTGCGTTCCGGCTGGCGTACGGCGAGTCGCCGTACGGATACCTGATGACGCGGCGCATCGAGCGGGCGATGGCGCTGTTGCGGCGTGGTGATCTCAGCGTCACCGAGGTCTGTTTCACGGTCGGTTGCTCGTCGCTGGGCACCTTCAGCACCCGCTTCACCGAGCTGGTGGGCATGCCGCCCAGCGCCTACCGGCGCGAGGCCGCGCGCGCCACGGTGGGGATGCCGTCGTGCGTGGCGAAGCAGGTGACCAGACCGATCAGGAATCGAGAAGCGCGGTCACAGGGCCAGGATTAGCGTGACGGCCATGGACATCACGATTCACTCGAGCTTCCTTCCGCACGAGGACCCGGACGCCTCTCTGGCCTTCTACCGCGACGTCCTGGGCTTCGAGATCCGCAACGACGTCGGGTTCGGCGGGCTGCGCTGGATCACGGTCGGCCCCGCCGGCCGGCCCGGCACGTCCATCGTCCTGCATCCGCCGGCCGCGGATCCCGGCGTCACGGAGGAGGAGCGGCGCACCCTCACCGAGATGATGGCCAAGGGCACCTACGCCATCATCACCCTGGCCACCGCCGACCTCGACGGCACCTTCGACCGCCTCCAGGCCGGCGGCGCCGAGGTCGTTCAGGAGCCGACCGAGCAGCCGTACGGGATTCGGGACTGCGCCTTCCGCGATCCCGCCGGCAATCTCATCCGCATCAACGAGGTGCGCTGAACCGTCCGGCGACCGCGGCCACGAGCCGCACCGACGACGCAGAACCGGACGTACCGCTCGGCGCCCGAGATGCCGAGCCGGGCGGCGCAGACGGCGACGGGGACCGCGAAGGCGGCTCCGCCCAACAGATGGAGACACGATGAGCATGGCCAAGAGGACGGACACGCGGTCGTCTGCGCCGCACGCTGCCGACAGCCACGACCTGATCCGCGTGCACGGCGCGCGCGTGAACAACCTCAAGGACGTCAGCATCGAGATCCCGAAGCGCCGGCTGACGGTGTTCACCGGCGTCTCCGGTTCGGGCAAGAGCTCGCTGGTGTTCGGCACCATCGCCGCGGAGTCGCAGCGGCTGATCAACGAGACGTACAGCGCCTTCGTGCAGGGCTTCATGCCGACCCTCGCGCGGCCCGAGGTCGACGTACTCGACGGTCTGACGACCGTGATCACCGTCGACCAGCAGCGCCTCGGTGCCGATCCCCGCTCCACGGTCGGCACCGCCACCGACGCCAACGCGATGCTGCGCATCCTCTTCAGCCGGCTGGGCAAGCCGCACATCGGCTCGCCCCAGGCATTCTCCTTCAACGTCGCCTCGGTCCAGGCGAGCGGTGCGTTCAAGGTCGACCGCGGTGCCGACCGGACCAAGACCGTCAAGCGGACCTTCACCCGCACCGGCGGCATGTGTACCCGCTGCGAAGGCCGGGGCACGGTCTCCGACATCGACCTCACCCAGCTCTACGACGACTCCAAGTCGATCGCCGAGGGCGCGTTCACCATCCCCGGCTGGAAGTCGGACAGCTTCTGGACCGTGCGGGTCTACGCCGAGTCCGGCCTCCTGGACCCGGACAAGCCGATCCGCAAGTTCACCAAGAAGGAGATGCAGGACTTCCTCTACCGGGAGCCGACCAAGGTGAAGGTCGAGGGCGTCAACCTCACCTACGAGGGACTGATTCCCAAGATCCAGAAGTCGTTCCTGTCCAAGGACAAGGAGGCGTTGCAGCCGCACATCCGGGAGTTCGTGGAGCGAGCGGTCACCTTCACCACCTGCCCCGAGTGCGACGGCAGCCGACTGAGCGAGGAAGCCCGCTCGTCGAAGATCAAGAAGCTGAGCATCGCCGACGCCTGCACGATGCAGATCAGCGACCTGGCCGAGTGGGTGCGCGGCCTCGACGATCCGTCGGTGGCTCCGCTGCTCGCCGCGTTGCAGCGGACCCTCGACTCGTTCGTGGAGATCGGTCTCGGCTACCTCTCGCTCGACCGGCCGTCGGGCACGCTGTCGGGCGGCGAGGCGCAGCGCGTCAAGATGATCCGCCACCTCGGCTCCTCGCTCACCGACGTCACCTATGTCTTCGACGAGCCCACCATCGGTCTGCACCCCCATGACATCCAGCGGATGAACGACCTGCTGCTGCGGCTGCGGGACAAGGGCAACACGGTGCTCGTCGTGGAGCACAAGCCGCAGACGATCGCCGTCGCCGACCATGTCGTCGACCTCGGCCCCGGCGCGGGTACGGCGGGCGGCGCCGTCTGCTTCGAGGGCACCGTCGAGGGGCTGCGGGCCGGCGACACCATCACCGGCCGCCATCTCGACGACCGGGCGGTCGTCAAGGAGACGGTGCGCGAGCCCATCGGGGCGCTGGAGATCCGCGGCGCGACGGCACACAACCTGCAGGGCGTCGACGTCGACGTCCCGCTCGGCGTGCTGACCGTCATCACCGGTGTCGCAGGCTCCGGCAAGAGCTCGCTCGTGCACCGGTCGATCCCTGCGGGCGCGGACGTGGTCTCGGTCGACCAGGGGGCCATCCGCGGGTCGCGGCGGAGCAATCCGGCAACGTACACCGGACTGCTCGACCCGATCCGCAAGGCGTTCGCGAAGGCTAACGGCGTGAAGCCGGCGCTGTTCAGCCCCAACTCCGAGGGCGCCTGCCCTACGTGCAACGGAGCCGGCGTCATCTACACCGATCTGGCGATGATGGCCGGCGTCGCCACCACCTGCGAGGAGTGCGAGGGGAAGCGGTTCGAGGCATCGGTGCTCGACTACCACCTCGGCGGCCGCGACATCAGCGAGGTGCTCGCGATGTCGGTGACCGAGGCCGAGGAGTTCTTCGGCGCCGGCGAGGCGCGCACACCGGCCGCACACAAGATCCTGGAGCGGCTCGCCGACGTCGGGCTCGGCTACCTCAGCCTCGGCCAGCCGCTCACCACGCTGTCCGGCGGCGAGCGGCAGCGGCTCAAGCTGGCGACGCACATGGCCGAGAAGGGCGGTGTGTACGTCCTCGACGAGCCGACCACCGGACTCCACCTCGCCGATGTCGAGCAACTGCTGGGCCTGCTGGACCGGCTCGTCGACTCCGGCAAGTCGGTCATCGTCGTCGAGCACCACCAGGCGGTCATGGCGCACGCCGACTGGATCATCGACCTGGGTCCGGGCGCCGGTCACGACGG of Streptomyces sp. NBC_01363 contains these proteins:
- the nrdR gene encoding transcriptional regulator NrdR, yielding MHCPFCRHPDSRVVDSRTTDDGTSIRRRRQCPDCSRRFTTVETCSLMVVKRSGVTEPFSRTKVISGVRKACQGRPVTEDALAKLGQRVEEAVRATGSAELTTHDVGLAILGPLQELDLVAYLRFASVYRAFDTLEDFEAAIAELRERRPPVEERGRGETLEVPVPAVAAD
- a CDS encoding vitamin B12-dependent ribonucleotide reductase, translated to MTETASGPARGSRTKGAKSSKGLRIERIHTTPGVHPYDEVAWERRDVVMTNWRDGSINFEQRGVEFPDFWSVNAVNIVTSKYFRGAVGTPQRETGLRQLIDRIVKTYRKAGEDHGYFASPADAEIFEHELAYALLHQIFSFNSPVWFNVGTPQPQQVSACFILAVDDSMESILDWYKEEGMIFKGGSGAGLNLSRIRSSKELLSSGGNASGPVSFMRGADASAGTIKSGGATRRAAKMVILDVDHPDIENFIETKVKEEEKIRALRDAGFDMDLGGDDITSVQYQNANNSVRVNDEFMKAVESGGKFGLRARMTGDVIEEVEAKSLFRKMAEAAWACADPGIQYDDTINAWHTCPESGRINGSNPCSEYMHLDNTSCNLASLNLMKFLKDDGKGNQSFESERFAKVVELVITAMDISICFADFPTQKIGENTRAFRQLGIGYANLGALLMATGHAYDSDGGRALAGAITSLMTGTSYKRSAELAAVVGPYDGYARNAEPHQRVMKQHSDANAAAVHMDDLDNPIWAAATEAWQDVIRLGAKNGFRNAQASVIAPTGTIGLAMSCDTTGLEPDLALVKFKKLVGGGSMQIVNGTVPQALRRLGYQEEQIEAVVAHIAEHGNVIDAPGLKTEHYEVFDCAMGERSISAMGHVRMMAAIQPWISGALSKTVNLPETATVEDVEEVYFEAWKMGVKALAIYRDNCKVGQPLSAKTKEKEKEAVTAKAEETIRTAVEKVVEYRPVRKRLPKGRPGITTSFTVGGAEGYMTANSYPDDGLGEVFLKMSKQGSTLAGMMDAFSIAVSVGLQYGVPLETYVSKFTNMRFEPAGMTDDPDVRMAQSIVDYIFRRLALDFLPFETRSALGIHSAEERQRHLDTGSYEPSIEDEELDIESLAQSAPVRTEPLKAVAAVQEAEKPAPKTAHTSAELVEMQLGISADAPLCFSCGTKMQRAGSCYICEGCGSTSGCS
- a CDS encoding helix-turn-helix transcriptional regulator, with protein sequence MTSRPDEAQRLRDLARLRRVRDRIDREFAQPLDVEALARGVHMSAGHLSRAFRLAYGESPYGYLMTRRIERAMALLRRGDLSVTEVCFTVGCSSLGTFSTRFTELVGMPPSAYRREAARATVGMPSCVAKQVTRPIRNREARSQGQD
- a CDS encoding VOC family protein, producing the protein MDITIHSSFLPHEDPDASLAFYRDVLGFEIRNDVGFGGLRWITVGPAGRPGTSIVLHPPAADPGVTEEERRTLTEMMAKGTYAIITLATADLDGTFDRLQAGGAEVVQEPTEQPYGIRDCAFRDPAGNLIRINEVR
- a CDS encoding excinuclease ABC subunit UvrA, with amino-acid sequence MSMAKRTDTRSSAPHAADSHDLIRVHGARVNNLKDVSIEIPKRRLTVFTGVSGSGKSSLVFGTIAAESQRLINETYSAFVQGFMPTLARPEVDVLDGLTTVITVDQQRLGADPRSTVGTATDANAMLRILFSRLGKPHIGSPQAFSFNVASVQASGAFKVDRGADRTKTVKRTFTRTGGMCTRCEGRGTVSDIDLTQLYDDSKSIAEGAFTIPGWKSDSFWTVRVYAESGLLDPDKPIRKFTKKEMQDFLYREPTKVKVEGVNLTYEGLIPKIQKSFLSKDKEALQPHIREFVERAVTFTTCPECDGSRLSEEARSSKIKKLSIADACTMQISDLAEWVRGLDDPSVAPLLAALQRTLDSFVEIGLGYLSLDRPSGTLSGGEAQRVKMIRHLGSSLTDVTYVFDEPTIGLHPHDIQRMNDLLLRLRDKGNTVLVVEHKPQTIAVADHVVDLGPGAGTAGGAVCFEGTVEGLRAGDTITGRHLDDRAVVKETVREPIGALEIRGATAHNLQGVDVDVPLGVLTVITGVAGSGKSSLVHRSIPAGADVVSVDQGAIRGSRRSNPATYTGLLDPIRKAFAKANGVKPALFSPNSEGACPTCNGAGVIYTDLAMMAGVATTCEECEGKRFEASVLDYHLGGRDISEVLAMSVTEAEEFFGAGEARTPAAHKILERLADVGLGYLSLGQPLTTLSGGERQRLKLATHMAEKGGVYVLDEPTTGLHLADVEQLLGLLDRLVDSGKSVIVVEHHQAVMAHADWIIDLGPGAGHDGGRIVFEGTPADLVAARSTLTGEHLAEYVGA